One Lycium barbarum isolate Lr01 chromosome 5, ASM1917538v2, whole genome shotgun sequence genomic window carries:
- the LOC132640332 gene encoding large ribosomal subunit protein eL29z-like, protein MAKSKNHTAHNQSYKAHRNGIKKPKSHRHSSTKGMDPKFLRNQRYARKHNKQGGGSAKEE, encoded by the exons atggCAAAGTCAAAGAATCACACAGCACACAATCAGAGTTACAAGGCCCATAGAAATGGGATCAAGAAACCCAAGTCACACCGTCACAGCTCCACCAAAGGG ATGGATCCCAAATTCTTGAGGAACCAGAGGTATGCTAGGAAGCACAACAAGCAGGGTGGGGGATCTGCTAAGGAAGAGTAG